In one window of Duganella dendranthematis DNA:
- a CDS encoding cytochrome ubiquinol oxidase subunit I, translated as MSGFTALDLARIQFGFTVSFHIIFPALSIGLASYLAVLELCWLRTKREVYSDLYHFWLKIFAVNFGIGVVSGIVLAYQFGTNWNFFSQFAGGITGPLLTDEVLTAFFLEAGFLGVMLFGWNRVGPALHCFASVMVAIGTLISTTWILASNSFMQTPRGYAIENGVLVPADWLEVIFNPSFPFRLLHMSVGAFLATAMVVAAVGAWHLLRKNDIPAVRTMFSMAMWMLLVTAPLQALLGDAHGINTLEHQPAKIAGVEGHWQNQGDEPLPLIVFAIPDMENETNHFQIAIPRMGSWILTHTWGGQIKGLKDFPKEDRPDATIIFFTFRAMVGLGMAMIGLALWAAWQRHRHAMYSSPWLLRATTVMGPAGLIAILAGWYTTEIGRQPWVVYGLLRTKDAVSAHAVGTLALSLGLFIVVYAFVFGVAITYIFRLMRSGPARYDAAHAATGGPGQAHTPSRPLSAVPDQISTNGSAQ; from the coding sequence ATGTCAGGTTTTACGGCCCTGGACTTGGCCCGCATACAGTTCGGCTTCACGGTCTCCTTCCACATCATTTTTCCGGCCCTGTCGATCGGTCTGGCCAGCTACCTGGCGGTGCTGGAACTGTGCTGGCTACGCACCAAGCGCGAGGTGTACAGCGATTTATACCATTTCTGGCTGAAAATCTTCGCCGTCAACTTCGGCATCGGCGTGGTGTCCGGCATCGTGCTGGCGTACCAGTTCGGCACCAACTGGAACTTTTTCTCGCAGTTCGCCGGCGGCATCACCGGACCGCTGCTGACCGATGAAGTGCTGACCGCGTTCTTCCTCGAAGCCGGTTTCCTCGGCGTGATGCTGTTCGGCTGGAACCGCGTCGGCCCCGCCCTGCACTGCTTCGCCAGCGTCATGGTGGCGATCGGCACGCTGATTTCCACCACCTGGATCCTCGCCTCCAACAGCTTCATGCAGACACCGCGGGGCTACGCCATCGAAAACGGCGTGCTGGTGCCGGCCGACTGGCTGGAAGTGATCTTCAACCCATCGTTCCCGTTCCGCCTGCTGCACATGAGCGTGGGCGCCTTCCTCGCGACCGCAATGGTGGTGGCCGCCGTCGGCGCCTGGCACCTGCTGCGCAAGAACGATATACCGGCGGTGCGCACCATGTTCTCGATGGCGATGTGGATGCTGCTGGTGACCGCGCCGCTGCAAGCGCTGCTGGGCGACGCCCACGGCATCAACACGCTGGAACACCAGCCGGCCAAGATCGCCGGCGTGGAAGGCCACTGGCAAAACCAGGGCGACGAGCCGCTGCCGCTGATCGTGTTCGCCATTCCCGACATGGAAAACGAAACCAACCACTTCCAGATCGCCATTCCGCGCATGGGCAGCTGGATCCTGACCCATACCTGGGGCGGCCAGATCAAAGGCCTGAAGGACTTCCCCAAGGAAGATAGGCCTGACGCCACCATCATCTTCTTCACCTTTCGTGCGATGGTGGGGCTGGGCATGGCGATGATTGGGCTGGCATTGTGGGCCGCATGGCAGCGCCATCGCCATGCCATGTATTCATCGCCGTGGCTGCTACGCGCAACCACGGTGATGGGACCGGCCGGCCTGATCGCCATTCTGGCCGGCTGGTACACCACTGAAATCGGCCGCCAGCCGTGGGTGGTGTACGGCCTGCTGCGCACCAAGGATGCGGTCTCCGCCCATGCGGTGGGCACGCTGGCGCTGTCGCTCGGCCTGTTCATCGTGGTGTATGCGTTTGTGTTCGGCGTGGCGATTACCTACATCTTCCGTCTGATGCGCAGCGGCCCGGCGCGCTACGACGCCGCGCATGCCGCTACCGGCGGTCCCGGCCAGGCCCACACGCCGAGCCGGCCGCTGTCGGCCGTGCCGGACCAGATTTCCACCAATGGGAGTGCACAATAA
- a CDS encoding NADH:flavin oxidoreductase/NADH oxidase: MAHPKLFTPLQIRGLTLENRIVIAPMCQYSAVDGCMNDWHQMHLGQLAQSGAALLTIEATAVLAEGRISDGDVGLYDDATTFAMGSVIESVRRWSNMPVGVQLSHAGRKASVRAPWLGGLQVPPGHPGGWQTMAPSAVAWRGDYVPPVALDKHGLREVREAFVAAARRAADIGIDLIQLHGAHGYLLHQFLSPLSNHRTDEYGGSLENRVRFPLEVFEAVREVFPAERPVSMRISGTDWVEGGFDIEQAQVFSQLLEARGVDAIHVSSGGLHPSQQIPVGPSYQVPLARAVRSVVNVPVVAVGLITEPAQAEAIIATGDADLIALARTVLYDPRWPWHAAAELGGHVRAANQYQRCQPEQYPHLFRS; the protein is encoded by the coding sequence ATGGCCCATCCAAAACTCTTTACGCCGCTGCAGATTCGCGGTCTCACGCTGGAAAACCGCATCGTTATCGCGCCGATGTGCCAATACTCGGCGGTCGATGGTTGCATGAACGACTGGCACCAGATGCACCTCGGCCAGCTGGCGCAATCGGGCGCCGCGCTGCTGACCATCGAAGCGACGGCGGTGCTGGCGGAAGGCCGCATCAGCGACGGCGACGTTGGCCTGTATGACGACGCCACCACGTTTGCCATGGGCAGTGTGATCGAATCGGTGCGGCGCTGGTCGAACATGCCGGTTGGCGTGCAGTTGAGCCATGCCGGGCGGAAGGCCTCGGTGCGCGCGCCGTGGCTGGGTGGCTTGCAGGTGCCACCGGGCCACCCGGGCGGCTGGCAGACGATGGCGCCGTCCGCCGTGGCATGGCGTGGCGACTATGTGCCGCCGGTCGCGCTGGATAAGCACGGTCTGCGGGAAGTGCGCGAAGCCTTTGTGGCCGCCGCGCGCCGGGCCGCCGATATCGGCATCGACCTGATCCAGCTGCACGGCGCGCATGGCTATTTGCTGCACCAGTTCCTGTCGCCGCTGTCCAACCACCGCACGGATGAATACGGCGGCTCGCTGGAGAACCGCGTGCGCTTCCCGCTGGAAGTGTTTGAGGCGGTGCGCGAGGTGTTTCCGGCCGAGCGTCCGGTCAGCATGCGCATTTCCGGCACCGACTGGGTGGAAGGCGGCTTCGACATCGAGCAGGCGCAGGTGTTTTCGCAGTTGCTGGAAGCGCGTGGCGTCGATGCGATCCACGTGTCCAGTGGTGGCCTGCATCCAAGCCAACAGATTCCGGTCGGGCCGAGCTACCAGGTGCCGCTGGCGCGCGCGGTGCGCAGCGTGGTGAATGTGCCGGTGGTGGCGGTCGGCCTGATTACCGAGCCGGCCCAGGCCGAAGCGATCATCGCCACCGGCGACGCCGACTTGATCGCCCTGGCCCGCACCGTGCTGTACGACCCGCGCTGGCCGTGGCATGCGGCCGCCGAGTTGGGCGGCCATGTGCGGGCGGCGAATCAGTACCAGCGTTGCCAGCCCGAGCAGTATCCACACCTGTTCCGCAGCTAA
- a CDS encoding hybrid sensor histidine kinase/response regulator, with product MTAAYTTNSHYGWAAVVARPVGQGHDAAFQSLGMYGAGILVSLLLCFGLASLLSRRIVSAIEGLQAGAAALASGAPLVIAPSSITEIVDIGKGLEQAERQRSARERERTSLLDSLNLALDEARQAGRAKDEFLAVLGHELRNPLSPIVTSLDLLDRRDEPASRKERGMMRRQVSHLRRLVDDLLDVSRITSGKFEIDAQPVNLAEVVRHAVAAAPEQSLSLSAPESLWVQGDDSRLTQVLNNLLSNAARFGSTATEVTLSKDGDNARLVVTDNGIGMSAELLARVFEPFQQAPQSLARRTGGLGLGLAIVRKIVALHGGQVTASSDGAGKGSRFEVTLPLVAAPVNAPSPAHASGPGGLRVLLVDDNIDAAATGAALLELMGHQVRVAHNGAGALEALRQQMPEVAILDIGLPDMDGYALARAMRQQAAGTPVRLVALTGYGQKEDVERAYAANFDLHLTKPATLADLQRATAPIAS from the coding sequence ATGACGGCCGCTTATACCACCAACTCGCACTATGGCTGGGCGGCGGTGGTGGCGCGGCCGGTCGGCCAGGGGCACGATGCGGCGTTCCAGAGTCTGGGCATGTACGGCGCCGGCATTCTGGTCTCGCTGCTGCTGTGTTTCGGCCTGGCGTCGCTGCTGTCGCGCCGCATCGTGTCCGCCATTGAGGGCCTGCAGGCCGGCGCTGCGGCGCTTGCCTCCGGCGCGCCGCTGGTGATAGCGCCATCATCGATTACCGAGATCGTCGACATCGGCAAGGGGCTGGAACAGGCCGAACGGCAGCGCAGCGCCCGGGAACGCGAACGCACGTCGCTGCTCGATTCGCTCAACCTGGCGCTGGACGAAGCGCGTCAGGCCGGCCGCGCCAAGGATGAATTCCTGGCGGTGCTGGGCCATGAGCTGCGCAATCCGTTGAGTCCCATCGTCACTTCGCTCGATCTGCTCGACCGCCGCGATGAACCGGCCAGCCGCAAGGAGCGGGGCATGATGCGGCGCCAGGTCAGCCATTTGCGCCGGTTGGTCGATGACCTGCTGGACGTCTCGCGCATCACCTCCGGCAAATTCGAGATCGACGCCCAGCCGGTGAATCTGGCCGAGGTGGTGCGGCACGCGGTGGCGGCGGCGCCGGAACAATCGCTATCACTGTCGGCGCCGGAGTCGCTGTGGGTGCAGGGCGATGACAGCCGCCTGACGCAGGTGCTGAATAATCTGCTGTCCAACGCCGCGCGCTTTGGCAGCACCGCAACCGAAGTGACGCTGTCCAAGGACGGCGACAACGCGCGGCTGGTGGTCACCGATAACGGCATCGGCATGAGCGCCGAATTGCTGGCGCGCGTGTTCGAACCGTTCCAGCAGGCGCCGCAATCGCTGGCGCGGCGTACTGGCGGCCTGGGTCTCGGCCTGGCTATCGTGCGCAAGATCGTCGCGCTGCATGGCGGCCAGGTGACGGCCAGCAGCGATGGCGCCGGGAAGGGCAGCCGCTTTGAAGTGACGCTGCCGCTGGTGGCCGCGCCAGTGAACGCGCCTTCGCCGGCACATGCCAGTGGCCCCGGCGGTCTGCGCGTGCTGCTGGTGGACGATAACATCGACGCCGCCGCCACTGGCGCGGCGCTGCTGGAGCTGATGGGCCATCAAGTCCGCGTGGCGCACAACGGCGCCGGCGCACTGGAAGCGCTGCGGCAGCAGATGCCGGAGGTAGCGATTCTCGATATCGGCCTGCCCGACATGGACGGTTACGCGCTGGCGCGCGCGATGCGCCAGCAGGCCGCCGGCACGCCGGTGCGGCTGGTGGCGTTGACTGGCTACGGTCAGAAAGAAGACGTGGAGCGCGCCTACGCGGCCAACTTCGACCTGCATCTGACCAAACCGGCCACGCTGGCGGACCTGCAACGCGCCACTGCGCCGATAGCGTCGTAG
- a CDS encoding glycoside hydrolase family 43 protein, translated as MKKAMYAALLLAALSLTAHAQPAPRTWTPDNGNGTFTNPLFYDEFSDPDIIRVNDWFYLTGTTMHAMPGLPVLRSKDLVNWEFLGYAADRLDFGPAYRLEDGKNIYGQGIWAPSLRYRNGVFYIFTNVNGRATQIYSAINPRGPWAHWEMKRSLHDLSVLFDDDGKAYAVWGHQDLHIAQLTDDLLDIVPDTEQVLFSKTDGMGEGAHLYKIAGRYYILSSNYAGGFRMPAARANRVFGPYEVNQAISKDEGFGMVGGYRLKNKQYPFEVTPPNPAARDITAMHQGGIVVTEAGEWWGFSMMDYNSVGRLLSLAPVTWQDGWPYFGLPGNLGRNPRTWIKPRVAEPQQVRTPFTRSDDFADATLKPIWQWNHAPVDDKWSLTERPGFLRLHALPASSFWEARNTLTQRAIGPQSSPTVALDAARLLENDVAGLGLLNLPYATMGVEKKQNKLSLVLFDQARNMSTRVPLNASKVWLRADCDFLTEKARFSYSLDGENYRPIGDEFTMIFQLTTFQGVRYALFAYNTGNQNGGMADFASIDIAQPNPRGLMRPIPYGQQIRLGSSAGLQTPLTVVDMGYGRAALQSGPSYVTVAADSSVSFQQVRPGVAQSFQWMETPTGELILMSLATNRYLRIDPQNGAVKADSPGPAPDGKDGVRFIWTLVK; from the coding sequence ATGAAGAAAGCCATGTATGCAGCGCTGCTGTTGGCGGCGCTGTCGCTCACCGCCCATGCACAGCCGGCGCCCCGCACCTGGACGCCGGATAACGGCAACGGCACCTTCACCAATCCCCTGTTCTACGACGAGTTCTCCGACCCGGACATCATCCGGGTCAACGACTGGTTCTACCTCACCGGCACCACCATGCACGCCATGCCCGGCCTGCCGGTGCTGCGCTCCAAGGATCTGGTGAACTGGGAGTTCCTCGGCTATGCGGCCGACCGGCTGGACTTCGGCCCTGCCTACCGCCTCGAAGACGGCAAGAACATCTACGGCCAGGGCATCTGGGCGCCAAGCCTGCGTTATCGCAACGGCGTGTTCTACATCTTCACCAACGTCAATGGACGCGCCACGCAGATTTACTCCGCCATCAATCCGCGTGGACCGTGGGCACACTGGGAGATGAAGCGCAGCCTGCACGACCTGTCGGTGTTGTTTGACGATGACGGCAAGGCTTATGCTGTCTGGGGCCATCAGGACCTGCACATCGCCCAGCTCACCGATGACCTGCTGGACATCGTGCCGGACACCGAACAGGTGCTGTTCTCGAAGACCGACGGCATGGGCGAAGGCGCGCACCTGTACAAGATCGCCGGCCGCTATTACATCCTGAGTTCCAACTACGCCGGCGGCTTCCGCATGCCAGCCGCGCGCGCAAACCGCGTATTTGGACCGTATGAAGTCAATCAGGCGATCAGCAAGGACGAAGGCTTCGGCATGGTGGGCGGCTATCGTTTGAAGAACAAGCAGTATCCGTTTGAAGTTACGCCGCCCAATCCCGCCGCGCGCGACATCACGGCCATGCACCAGGGCGGTATTGTGGTGACCGAGGCCGGCGAATGGTGGGGCTTCTCGATGATGGACTATAACTCGGTCGGCCGCCTGCTCAGTCTTGCGCCGGTAACGTGGCAGGATGGCTGGCCATATTTCGGCCTGCCGGGCAACCTGGGACGCAATCCGCGCACCTGGATCAAGCCGCGCGTGGCGGAGCCGCAGCAGGTCAGGACGCCGTTTACGCGCAGTGACGATTTTGCCGACGCCACGCTCAAGCCTATCTGGCAATGGAACCACGCGCCGGTGGACGACAAATGGTCGCTGACCGAACGTCCCGGCTTCCTGCGGCTGCATGCGCTGCCGGCGTCGTCGTTCTGGGAAGCGCGCAACACGCTGACCCAGCGCGCCATCGGCCCGCAGTCCTCGCCCACGGTGGCATTGGACGCGGCGCGCCTGCTGGAGAACGATGTCGCCGGACTCGGCCTGCTTAACCTGCCCTACGCCACGATGGGCGTGGAAAAGAAGCAAAACAAGCTCTCGCTAGTGTTATTTGACCAGGCGCGCAACATGAGTACCCGCGTCCCCCTCAATGCCAGCAAGGTCTGGCTGCGCGCTGACTGCGACTTCCTGACCGAGAAGGCGCGCTTCAGCTATTCGCTCGACGGCGAGAACTACCGGCCGATCGGCGACGAATTCACCATGATCTTCCAGCTGACGACGTTCCAGGGCGTGCGCTACGCGCTGTTCGCCTACAACACCGGCAACCAGAATGGCGGCATGGCGGATTTCGCCAGTATCGACATCGCGCAGCCCAATCCGCGTGGCTTGATGCGGCCTATCCCTTATGGCCAGCAGATCCGCCTTGGTTCCAGCGCCGGTTTGCAAACGCCGCTAACGGTGGTGGACATGGGCTATGGCCGCGCCGCCCTGCAATCCGGCCCGAGTTATGTGACGGTGGCGGCGGATAGCAGCGTGTCGTTCCAGCAGGTGCGGCCGGGTGTGGCGCAAAGCTTCCAGTGGATGGAGACGCCGACCGGTGAGTTGATCTTGATGTCGCTGGCGACCAACCGCTATTTACGCATCGATCCGCAAAATGGCGCGGTGAAGGCCGACAGCCCCGGTCCAGCACCAGATGGCAAGGACGGGGTACGCTTCATCTGGACGCTGGTGAAATAG
- the galB gene encoding beta-galactosidase GalB, with translation MRPHRYLGLTLAALLPLTSLAADRHAINDGWRFQRGDPQGYADQLQYDVRPEIKQSADGKVADARPDEAEKVQRSSDGLLKPWILPSGNAFVADPARRAQRPAADPASSTTTPPPLLVAGFDDRDWRAVTLPHDWAIEGPFLATGPYGGMGRLQTWGPAWYRKKLDIPARDKGKSIFLDIDGAMSYATVWLNGRLVGGWPYGYNSFRLDLTPYVTPGGVNQLAIRLDNPAESARWYPGAGLYRNVWLTVADPVHVAHWGTVVRTPQVSAESAHVELAVTVDNDGKDAATLDVGTQLYALDDNGKRTGSVVATLPVQRVSVNARSSATANASTRVTQPRLWGPLPQQRPNRYLAVTTISRNGKVVDTQETPFGIRSLRFDANQGMFVNGEKIMINGVNNHHDLGALGAAFNVRAAERQLQILQQMGANTVRMSHNPPAPELLELTDRMGILVMDEVFDSWERKKTPLDFHLIFPDWHEQDLRAMLRRDRNHPSIIMWSVGNEVGEQYTGDAGAAIGKKLVDIAHEEDPTRPVTGAMNYAKADMPLPATVDVISLNYQGAGIRSLPGQFPNFHQKFPDKMMLSTESASALSSRGEYQFPVPGVISAPVRPGAGGDPKRQQVSAYELFAADFGSSADRSWAAQDQNPYVAGEFVWTGFDYLGEPTPYYGARSSYSGIIDLAGFPKDRYYLYQSRWRPELPLAHLLPHWTWPERVGEVTPVHLFTSGDEAELFVNGKSQGRRKKAPYEYRLRWDYVVYEPGEISVVAYKDGKEWARDTVKTAQAAAQLEAKADRSTIAADGQDLSFITVRVTDANGVTAPRADQRIRFTVEGAGELVATDNGDPTNLESFKSPERAAFNGLALAIVRARPGQKGAITVRASAEGLRSAEVQLRSK, from the coding sequence TTGAGACCGCATCGTTACCTGGGCCTGACGCTGGCAGCCCTGCTGCCACTGACGTCGCTGGCCGCCGACCGCCACGCCATCAACGATGGCTGGCGTTTCCAGCGCGGCGATCCGCAAGGCTATGCAGACCAGCTGCAATACGATGTGCGGCCCGAGATCAAGCAAAGCGCCGACGGCAAAGTGGCAGATGCGCGTCCGGACGAGGCGGAAAAAGTGCAGCGCTCCAGCGACGGCCTGCTGAAGCCGTGGATACTCCCGAGCGGCAACGCCTTCGTCGCCGACCCCGCGCGCCGCGCGCAACGGCCGGCTGCCGATCCAGCCAGCTCCACCACAACGCCACCGCCACTGCTGGTCGCCGGCTTTGATGACCGCGATTGGCGCGCGGTGACGCTGCCGCACGACTGGGCCATCGAAGGCCCCTTCCTCGCCACTGGCCCGTACGGCGGCATGGGACGTTTGCAGACTTGGGGCCCGGCCTGGTATCGCAAGAAGCTGGACATTCCCGCGCGCGACAAAGGCAAGTCCATCTTCCTCGACATCGACGGCGCCATGTCCTATGCCACCGTGTGGCTCAACGGCCGGCTGGTGGGTGGCTGGCCTTACGGCTACAACTCCTTCCGCCTCGACCTGACGCCTTATGTCACGCCGGGCGGCGTCAATCAACTGGCGATCCGTCTCGACAACCCGGCCGAATCGGCACGCTGGTATCCGGGGGCGGGCCTGTACCGCAATGTGTGGCTGACGGTCGCCGATCCGGTGCATGTGGCCCACTGGGGCACGGTAGTGCGCACGCCGCAGGTGTCGGCCGAATCAGCGCACGTCGAACTGGCGGTCACCGTCGACAACGACGGCAAGGATGCGGCCACGCTGGACGTCGGCACGCAGCTGTACGCGCTGGACGACAACGGCAAGCGCACCGGCTCGGTGGTCGCCACGCTGCCGGTCCAGCGCGTCAGCGTCAATGCGCGCAGCAGCGCCACCGCCAACGCCAGCACGCGCGTGACGCAGCCACGCTTGTGGGGACCGCTGCCGCAACAGCGTCCCAACCGCTACCTCGCCGTGACCACCATCAGCCGCAACGGCAAAGTAGTGGATACGCAGGAAACGCCGTTCGGCATTCGCTCGCTGCGCTTTGACGCCAACCAGGGCATGTTCGTCAATGGCGAAAAGATCATGATCAATGGCGTCAACAACCACCACGATCTGGGTGCGCTGGGCGCGGCCTTCAACGTGCGCGCCGCCGAGCGGCAGCTGCAGATACTGCAGCAGATGGGCGCCAACACGGTCCGCATGAGCCACAATCCGCCGGCGCCGGAACTGCTGGAACTCACCGACCGCATGGGCATCCTGGTCATGGATGAAGTATTCGATTCGTGGGAACGCAAGAAAACGCCGCTCGACTTCCACCTGATTTTCCCTGACTGGCACGAACAGGATTTGCGCGCCATGCTGCGCCGCGACCGCAACCATCCGTCCATCATCATGTGGAGCGTGGGGAACGAAGTCGGTGAGCAGTATACCGGCGACGCCGGCGCGGCCATCGGCAAAAAGCTGGTGGACATCGCGCACGAAGAAGATCCGACCCGCCCAGTCACCGGCGCCATGAACTACGCCAAGGCCGACATGCCCTTGCCCGCAACGGTGGACGTCATCAGCCTCAATTATCAGGGCGCCGGCATTCGCAGCCTGCCCGGCCAGTTCCCCAACTTCCACCAGAAGTTCCCGGACAAGATGATGCTGTCGACCGAAAGCGCGTCGGCGCTGAGCAGCCGTGGCGAGTACCAGTTTCCAGTGCCGGGCGTGATCAGCGCGCCGGTGCGGCCTGGCGCCGGCGGTGATCCCAAGCGCCAGCAGGTGAGCGCCTATGAATTGTTTGCCGCCGATTTCGGCAGCTCGGCCGACCGTTCGTGGGCGGCGCAGGACCAGAACCCTTACGTGGCCGGCGAGTTTGTCTGGACCGGTTTCGATTATCTCGGCGAGCCGACGCCCTACTACGGCGCGCGCAGTTCCTACTCCGGCATCATCGATCTGGCAGGCTTCCCGAAAGACCGGTACTACCTGTACCAGTCACGCTGGCGGCCGGAGCTGCCGCTCGCGCACCTGCTGCCGCATTGGACCTGGCCGGAGCGCGTGGGCGAAGTGACGCCGGTGCACCTGTTCACGTCGGGCGACGAGGCGGAATTGTTCGTCAACGGTAAATCGCAGGGCCGCCGCAAGAAAGCGCCGTATGAGTACCGCCTGCGCTGGGACTATGTGGTGTATGAACCGGGCGAGATCAGCGTGGTCGCCTACAAGGACGGCAAGGAGTGGGCACGCGATACGGTGAAGACGGCGCAAGCGGCAGCGCAGCTGGAAGCAAAAGCCGACCGCAGCACCATCGCCGCCGATGGCCAGGACCTATCCTTCATCACCGTGCGCGTGACCGACGCCAATGGCGTCACCGCTCCGCGCGCGGACCAGCGCATCCGCTTCACAGTGGAAGGCGCCGGCGAACTGGTGGCGACCGATAACGGCGATCCCACCAACCTCGAATCATTCAAGTCGCCCGAGCGCGCGGCGTTCAACGGCCTGGCGCTAGCCATCGTGCGCGCCAGGCCGGGACAGAAAGGCGCCATCACGGTACGCGCCAGTGCAGAGGGTTTGCGCAGTGCGGAGGTACAATTGCGTAGCAAATAA
- a CDS encoding LacI family DNA-binding transcriptional regulator: MPATPVTLIDVAKAAGVSPITVSRALNEPHLVKPATLAKVQQAVKLTGYVKNMLAGGLASSRSKLVALVLPTISTQTFAEMVQGATDRLTAAGYQLLLGIVGYETWREEILVETILSRRPDGIILTGSLHTDSTRQRLLQIGTPVVEAWDLTPHPIDMAIGFSHEEVGHMCAQHLLKQGYRRFAMLTANDPRAGQRTQGFQVAIAKHGASVIASHVVQAPGALPQGRLGAIKLLDEHPELDAIFCSSDTLAHGVLIEAQSRGLRVPQDLAIMGFGDLNFSEYTNPPLSTVKVDGAKIGALSAQALLDRLTSGAESAQAERVVNTGFELIQRGST, encoded by the coding sequence ATGCCTGCCACCCCCGTCACACTGATCGATGTCGCCAAGGCGGCGGGCGTTTCGCCGATCACGGTATCGCGCGCATTGAATGAGCCGCATCTGGTGAAGCCGGCGACTTTGGCCAAGGTGCAGCAAGCCGTCAAGCTCACCGGCTACGTAAAAAATATGCTGGCCGGCGGTCTGGCTTCCAGCCGCAGCAAGCTGGTGGCGCTGGTGCTGCCGACCATCTCGACGCAGACGTTCGCTGAAATGGTGCAGGGCGCGACCGACCGCCTGACCGCCGCCGGCTACCAGCTGCTGCTGGGGATCGTCGGCTATGAAACCTGGCGCGAAGAGATTCTGGTCGAGACGATTCTGAGCCGGCGGCCGGACGGCATCATCCTCACCGGTTCACTGCACACCGACAGCACGCGACAGCGCCTGCTGCAAATCGGTACGCCGGTGGTGGAGGCGTGGGATCTGACACCGCATCCGATCGACATGGCAATCGGCTTTTCGCACGAAGAAGTGGGCCATATGTGCGCGCAGCATTTGCTGAAGCAGGGCTACCGCCGCTTCGCCATGCTGACCGCGAACGACCCGCGCGCCGGCCAGCGCACGCAGGGCTTCCAGGTAGCGATTGCGAAGCATGGCGCCAGCGTGATCGCCTCGCATGTGGTGCAGGCGCCGGGCGCTTTGCCGCAGGGCCGTCTCGGCGCGATCAAGCTGCTGGACGAGCATCCGGAACTGGACGCGATTTTTTGTAGCTCGGACACGCTGGCGCACGGTGTGCTGATCGAGGCGCAAAGCCGCGGCCTGCGCGTGCCGCAAGACCTGGCCATCATGGGCTTCGGCGATCTGAATTTTTCCGAGTACACCAATCCGCCGCTGTCCACTGTCAAGGTGGATGGCGCCAAGATTGGCGCATTGTCGGCGCAAGCCTTGCTGGACCGGCTAACCAGCGGCGCCGAATCAGCGCAGGCGGAGCGCGTGGTCAACACCGGCTTTGAACTGATCCAGCGCGGCAGCACCTAG